A region from the Triticum urartu cultivar G1812 chromosome 1, Tu2.1, whole genome shotgun sequence genome encodes:
- the LOC125549553 gene encoding uncharacterized protein LOC125549553, producing MVNLAGLLEATCHLAVVLVLLVSWEVGRGRQLPDGGGQAASGFRRGRSSAWRCETTKGNYISILQFKLKLQHNNRWIDLILPTNFGSMMYRKKFHRLGPPEHRRCRDGALQSITGASSRPPEHHHCCNEASPSSQSIAAATTKHHRCCFGALPGCRSITDAASKHQRCCVGALSGRRSIVGVATKQHQCCIRALPGRRSITGAATKHHRCCVGALPGHRNITGAATKHHRCCVGALPGHRNIAGSATKHHRCCVGALLGRRSIAGAATKHHRCYVGALPSRRSIAGAATKHHRCCVPALPAAGASSVLQRSIIGVVLEHCRAAGTSPVLQWMVAAASLSQPGAAPVAVHGDLVGGFP from the coding sequence ATGGTTAATCTCGCAGGGCTCCTCGAGGCGACATGCCATCTTGCCGTCGTATTGGTGCTCCTTGTATCATGGGAGGTTGGTAGAGGGAGGCAGCTGCCTGATGGAGGCGGGCAGGCCGCGTCAGGATTCCGGCGAGGTCGCTCCAGTGCGTGGCGTTGTGAAACGACCAAGGGAAATTACATATCTATCCTTCAGTTTAAATTAAAACTGCAGCATAATAACCGTTGGATCGACTTAATACTACCCACTAATTTCGGTAGTATGATGTACCGTAAAAAATTTCATCGTCTGGGGCCGCCGGAACATCGCCGTTGCAGGGATGGAGCTTTGCAGAGCATCACCGGAGCATCATCGAGGCCGCCGGAACACCATCATTGCTGCAATGAAGCATCTCCGAGCAGTCAGAGCATCGCCGCTGCTACAACAAAGCATCACCGGTGTTGTTTTGGGGCATTGCCGGGCTGTCGGAGCATCACCGATGCTGCATCGAAGCATCAGCGGTGTTGTGTTGGAGCATTGTCGGGCCGTCGGAGTATTGTCGGTGTTGCAACGAAGCAGCACCAGTGTTGTATTCGAGCATTGCCTGGCCGTCGGAGCATCACCGGTGCTGCAACAAAGCATCACCGTTGTTGTGTTGGAGCATTGCCGGGCCACCGGAACATCACCGGTGCTGCAACAAAGCATCACCGTTGTTGTGTTGGAGCATTGCCGGGCCACCGGAACATCGCAGGTTCTGCAACGAAGCATCACCGGTGTTGTGTTGGAGCATTGCTGGGCCGACGGAGCATCGCTGGTGCTGCAACGAAGCATCACCGGTGTTATGTTGGAGCATTGCCGAGCCGCCGGAGCATTGCCGGTGCTGCAACGAAGCATCACCGGTGTTGTGTTCCAGCATTGCCGGCCGCCGGAGCATCGTCGGTGCTGCAACGAAGCATCATAGGTGTTGTGTTGGAGCATTGTCGGGCTGCCGGAACATCGCCGGTGCTTCAATGGATGGTTGCAGCAGCGTCGTTGTCGCAACCTGGCGCTGCACCTGTGGCCGTGCATGGCGACCTCGTGGGCGGTTTCCCGTGA